One Rhodobacteraceae bacterium M385 genomic region harbors:
- a CDS encoding low molecular weight phosphatase family protein — protein MAQDFPQSVLFCCDHNSTRSPMAEGLMKKFYGHRAYVQSAGVKGEMEIDGFAVAVCAELGVELERHRVRSFDEMEQWGDDLSGFDLIVALSPASQRRALEMTGTFHIDVEYWPIIDPTGLGETREAKLTSYRQARDQIVTRMTERFGPATAD, from the coding sequence TTGGCCCAAGACTTCCCCCAATCCGTTCTGTTTTGTTGCGACCACAACTCTACCCGGTCGCCGATGGCCGAAGGCTTGATGAAGAAATTCTACGGCCACCGCGCCTATGTCCAATCGGCGGGGGTGAAGGGCGAGATGGAGATCGACGGGTTTGCCGTCGCCGTTTGCGCTGAATTGGGGGTGGAACTGGAACGCCACCGCGTCCGCTCCTTTGATGAGATGGAGCAATGGGGCGATGACCTTTCCGGCTTCGACCTGATCGTGGCCCTTTCCCCCGCCAGCCAGCGCCGGGCGCTGGAGATGACGGGGACGTTTCACATAGACGTGGAATATTGGCCGATCATCGACCCCACGGGCCTTGGCGAAACCCGTGAAGCCAAGCTGACCAGCTACCGCCAGGCCCGCGATCAGATCGTGACACGGATGACCGAGCGCTTCGGCCCGGCAACAGCGGATTAG
- a CDS encoding UPF0262 family protein produces MHICHIEIDTDGLPAPTPEIEQERKVAIFDLLEENTFTLPHEDAPAGPYRVTLAIREKRLVFDIDTEDGAEAAEFHLSLSPFRQTVKDYWQICEAYFDAVKKLPPSQIEAIDMARRGIHNEGARLLQERLEGKAGIDIDTARRLFTLICVLHFGA; encoded by the coding sequence ATGCACATTTGCCATATCGAGATCGACACCGATGGCTTGCCCGCTCCGACGCCCGAAATCGAGCAGGAACGCAAGGTCGCGATCTTCGATTTGCTAGAGGAAAACACCTTTACGCTGCCCCATGAAGATGCCCCCGCCGGTCCTTACCGCGTGACATTGGCGATCCGTGAGAAGCGCTTAGTGTTTGATATTGATACCGAAGATGGCGCTGAAGCGGCCGAGTTTCATCTGTCGCTGTCGCCTTTCCGGCAGACGGTGAAAGACTACTGGCAGATTTGCGAGGCCTACTTTGACGCGGTCAAAAAGCTGCCTCCCTCGCAGATCGAGGCGATTGATATGGCCCGCCGCGGTATCCACAACGAGGGCGCGCGCCTGTTGCAAGAGCGTCTGGAGGGCAAGGCCGGGATCGACATCGACACGGCGCGACGCCTGTTCACCCTGATCTGCGTCCTGCACTTCGGAGCCTGA